The following proteins come from a genomic window of Macadamia integrifolia cultivar HAES 741 chromosome 14, SCU_Mint_v3, whole genome shotgun sequence:
- the LOC122060976 gene encoding uncharacterized protein LOC122060976 yields the protein MDEIRIAADAYYKARPEKKKKKVEKRFQNIDINRDGRVSKEEYASLYAMKKHKWPKSEHFTELDRDGDGYLDLEDATILHYLAISRRECDVCGLFIKGMFYSCEKCFDRSENGHSYNLCVPYFQSGEFKHKHDTFLDNYVLHENRYKRSKIKEIAETATLETLGTIATTCAIV from the exons ATGGATGAAATCCGTATCGCTGCTGACGCCTATTACAAAGCTCggccggagaagaagaagaagaaggttgagAAGAGGTTCCAAAACATCGACATCAATCGCGATGGAAGAGTGAGCAAAGAGGAGTATGCTTCTTTATATGCAATGAAGAAGCACAAATGGCCTAAATCTGAACACTTTACTGAGTTAGACAGGGATGGAGATGGATACCTTGACCTTGAAGATGCAACTATCTTACACTACCTTGCTATATCAAGGAGGGAATGTGATGTGTGTGGTCTGTTCATAAAGGGCATGTTTTATTCCTGTGAGAAATGCTTTGATAGGTCTGAAAATGGCCATTCCTACAATCTCTGTGTGCCTTACTTTCAAAGTGGAGAATTCAAGCACAAGCATGATACCTTCTTGGATAACTATGTACTGCATGAGAATAGATATAAG agatccaaaattaaagaaatagcTGAAACTGCAACATTGGAAACACTGGGAACAATAGCCACCACATGTGCTATCGTGTGA
- the LOC122060975 gene encoding uncharacterized protein LOC122060975 isoform X2: MDEIHSAAEAYFKAKPKEKKKAEKMFKKIDKNGDGKVSYEEYSSYYAKKKPKKKRKKNKGHPRPEHFAELDRDHDGYLDIEDATVLYYLSVSRKECDYCGLFIKDMFYACEKCYKKMDDRHSYYLCVPCYRSGQFEHKHKIFLDNHVLRQKYKKGSSSTGWKLAELIANILTSLGGSGS; the protein is encoded by the exons atggatgaaATCCATAGTGCAGCTGAAGCCTATTTCAAGGCTAAaccaaaggaaaagaagaaagcagaGAAGATGTTCAAGAAGATTGACAAAAATGGTGATGGCAAAGTGAGCTATGAAGAGTACTCTTCTTACTATGCCAAGAAGAAGCCCAAGAAGAAACGGAAGAAGAACAAAGGCCACCCCAGACCTGAACATTTTGCGGAGTTGGACAGAGACCATGATGGGTATTTAGATATAGAAGATGCAACTGTCCTCTATTACCTTTCAGTTTCAAGGAAGGAATGTGATTATTGTGGTCTCTTCATAAAGGATATGTTCTATGCTTGTGAGAAATGCTACAAGAAGATGGATGATCGCCATTCTTACTACCTTTGTGTTCCTTGTTATCGCAGTGGACAATTCGAACACAAACACAAAATCTTCTTGGATAACCACGTTCTACGGCAGAAATACAAGAAG GGTTCTTCATCAACAGGATGGAAATTAGCTGAATTGATTGCAAATATATTGACTTCACTTGGTGGAAGTGGTTCTTAA
- the LOC122060975 gene encoding uncharacterized protein LOC122060975 isoform X5 → MDEIHSAAEAYFKAKPKEKKKAEKMFKKIDKNGDGKVSYEEYSSYYAKKKPKKKRKKNKGHPRPEHFAELDRDHDGGQFEHKHKIFLDNHVLRQKYKKGSSSTGWKLAELIANILTSLGGSGS, encoded by the exons atggatgaaATCCATAGTGCAGCTGAAGCCTATTTCAAGGCTAAaccaaaggaaaagaagaaagcagaGAAGATGTTCAAGAAGATTGACAAAAATGGTGATGGCAAAGTGAGCTATGAAGAGTACTCTTCTTACTATGCCAAGAAGAAGCCCAAGAAGAAACGGAAGAAGAACAAAGGCCACCCCAGACCTGAACATTTTGCGGAGTTGGACAGAGACCATGATGG TGGACAATTCGAACACAAACACAAAATCTTCTTGGATAACCACGTTCTACGGCAGAAATACAAGAAG GGTTCTTCATCAACAGGATGGAAATTAGCTGAATTGATTGCAAATATATTGACTTCACTTGGTGGAAGTGGTTCTTAA